In Dehalogenimonas etheniformans, one genomic interval encodes:
- the cbiE gene encoding precorrin-6y C5,15-methyltransferase (decarboxylating) subunit CbiE codes for MDRTSKPVCYIVGIGPGGSPKWLTHAAEDAIKGSNIILAWDWSLKPVKDLVAGKTLFFQETRNYLQKEKDAAGRALVTGETVAVLRVGDPCVSSSLAQVLEVFKDFDVRIVPSAGAAQFAAARAQICLDESVLVSFHDGHEAEKKRKLKFLVDSFNIGRHLLALTNETQVPRQTASYLIEHGLPPETSVLVCEYMTMEDERVYYATLGEVSNTDYRLTSVMVIKNPGNVLNPCT; via the coding sequence ATGGATCGTACCTCCAAACCTGTTTGTTATATCGTCGGCATCGGTCCGGGCGGGTCGCCTAAGTGGCTGACCCACGCCGCCGAAGATGCCATCAAAGGATCGAATATCATCCTGGCCTGGGACTGGTCGTTGAAACCGGTCAAAGATTTGGTCGCGGGTAAGACCTTGTTTTTCCAGGAGACCAGGAACTATCTCCAAAAAGAAAAAGATGCCGCCGGGCGAGCCTTAGTCACCGGTGAAACGGTTGCCGTCCTCAGGGTGGGTGACCCCTGCGTCTCTTCCAGCCTGGCACAGGTGCTTGAAGTCTTTAAAGATTTCGATGTCAGGATCGTCCCTTCGGCCGGTGCCGCTCAATTCGCAGCCGCCCGCGCTCAGATATGTTTGGATGAATCGGTGCTTGTGTCATTCCATGACGGACACGAAGCAGAGAAAAAACGCAAGCTTAAATTCCTGGTCGATAGCTTCAATATCGGCCGCCATCTTCTGGCCTTGACCAATGAAACTCAGGTGCCTCGGCAGACCGCTTCCTACCTGATCGAGCATGGCCTCCCGCCGGAGACTTCGGTGCTGGTGTGCGAATACATGACTATGGAAGATGAACGCGTTTATTACGCTACTCTTGGAGAAGTTAGCAACACTGATTACCGCCTTACCTCCGTCATGGTCATCAAAAACCCCGGTAATGTCTTGAATCCCTGCACCTGA
- the cobO gene encoding cob(I)yrinic acid a,c-diamide adenosyltransferase translates to MEHEKSGTDYCLSAALTYEPMKRGLTQVFTGGGKGKTSAGIGTAVRASGRGYRVYIVYFMNQNYDSGEQEVLHCLPGVKWAAFGPGLVRHPETPTPEVKAKASQALAEARRAMLSGDWDVVIMDEINIVTGWGWLETRDVVQLIKDRPEHVELVMTGRLAPQEVIDAADLVTEMVKIKHPYDRGIPARRGIEY, encoded by the coding sequence ATGGAACACGAAAAGTCCGGAACAGATTATTGCCTCTCGGCGGCATTGACGTATGAACCTATGAAGCGAGGGCTGACGCAGGTATTCACCGGTGGGGGGAAGGGCAAGACATCCGCTGGTATCGGTACCGCTGTTCGCGCTTCAGGGCGGGGTTACCGGGTTTACATCGTCTATTTCATGAACCAAAATTACGACTCCGGCGAACAGGAAGTGCTGCATTGCCTGCCCGGGGTGAAATGGGCTGCCTTCGGGCCGGGCTTGGTGCGTCATCCCGAGACCCCGACGCCCGAGGTAAAAGCCAAAGCCAGTCAAGCCCTGGCTGAGGCGCGGCGAGCCATGTTATCGGGGGATTGGGATGTCGTCATAATGGACGAAATCAATATTGTGACCGGTTGGGGATGGCTGGAAACCAGGGACGTTGTTCAGCTGATCAAAGACCGGCCGGAACATGTTGAATTAGTCATGACTGGCCGTTTGGCTCCCCAGGAAGTCATCGATGCCGCCGATCTTGTCACCGAGATGGTCAAGATCAAACACCCATACGACCGCGGCATCCCGGCCCGGCGCGGTATCGAGTACTAG
- a CDS encoding dihydrofolate reductase family protein, which produces MRKIITTTFVTLDGVMQAPGGPTEDTSGGFAYGGWSANYWDDLMGEIMNGFMALPFELLLGKTTYDIFAAYWPTAKEDQIIAERFNGTKKWVVSDKVVKLSWHNSELIVGDVVDQIKQLKTKNNPDLWVHGSGNLIQTLLRNHLIDRMYIWTFPVTVGGNGKRLFSDGTLAQDFELIDSKASTTGVIIATYEPRGALKTGTL; this is translated from the coding sequence TTGAGGAAAATCATAACGACAACATTTGTCACACTCGACGGCGTGATGCAGGCGCCCGGCGGGCCGACCGAAGATACCAGCGGCGGTTTCGCTTACGGCGGCTGGTCGGCCAATTACTGGGACGATCTTATGGGCGAAATCATGAACGGTTTTATGGCTTTGCCGTTCGAGTTGCTCCTGGGCAAGACGACATATGACATCTTCGCCGCTTACTGGCCGACAGCGAAAGAAGATCAGATTATAGCGGAGAGGTTTAACGGCACGAAAAAATGGGTCGTGTCGGACAAGGTCGTTAAGCTTTCTTGGCACAACTCCGAACTGATCGTAGGGGACGTCGTAGACCAGATCAAACAATTAAAGACAAAGAATAACCCGGACCTTTGGGTTCACGGAAGCGGCAATCTGATCCAGACGTTGCTCAGAAATCACTTGATAGATCGGATGTATATCTGGACCTTCCCGGTCACCGTCGGCGGCAACGGTAAAAGACTGTTCTCGGACGGCACCTTGGCTCAAGATTTCGAACTGATAGATTCAAAAGCGTCGACAACAGGGGTGATAATTGCCACTTATGAACCCCGTGGCGCGTTGAAAACCGGTACGTTGTAG